CTGGAGAAAACATCAAGGTGGTATTATAAGCACATTGTGCAATATAATAAGCTTCCATATCCCAAATAAGATCATCTGCCGGGATATCTTGTCCTTTTTTCCCGGCGCGTTGCTCGATCGCCGGTCCTGCGGCCATTCCTTCTAGACAGTTCTCATGGAAAGGGCAGTTCCCGCTAAAATGATCATCGGGGTGAGGAGTGATTAACATATGTCCCATTTCTGGATGACTAAAACCTTCAATAAAGCGATCTTCTTGAATAGCGCCACCACCGATACCTGTCCCCACTGTATAGTAAATAACACTAGAAAGCCCTTTACCTTTGCCAAAAGCATATTCGCCATAACCAGCCGCATTCACATCAGTTGTCCAAGCAATCGGAATATCAAACGCTTGTTTTAAAGTCCCCACAAAATCAAAATTTTGCCACGCTAATTTAGGGGTGGATGTGATATAGCCATAAGTTGTTGAATCTACATGGACGTCAATCGGACCAAAAGATCCTACGCCAATAGCTACTAGTTCCTTTTTATATTGATTAAAAAAATCCATCACTTGTTTCATTGTTTCTTCTGGCTGGGTTGTTGGAAAACTTGCCCGTTTTTGAATATTTAATGATTCATCACCAACCGCACAAACAAATTTTGTCCCTCCTGCTTCAATAGCTCCGTATAACATTCGTGTATGCCCTTCCTTCCATTAGATTCTTCTTTATTGTAAAAAAGAAAGGACTAAAAAGCTAGTCCTTTCAGTAAAAATACTGTATCTTTTATTCACTAGTACTTCAATTCGAACCGCTAGCTGCCCCAGCTTCGTCTGCTTTTACACAATCAATTGCAATGACTAGAGAAATTAACAACTGTTCCAATTCTTCATCGAGAATCGTTACTTCATAAGTGTCACCCCAAGAAAACCATCGCTTGCGAATGCTAGCTACCTGTTTTTCTTGAGAATAAACTTCAAATTCCATGTCCCACCAATTTCCTTGAACTTCAATTTGCTGAGCTGAAATGGTATAACGTGATTTGAAAAAAGACCATTCTTTTTTTAGCGTAATCATTTCATTTCCTTCTACTTCAAGGAAAAACTTAGGAAGTAAGGCTATTGTCTTTTTAGTAATCCTGCCAATTTCATGCTGCTTATCATCCATAATGGAAAAGTGTTTCGGTAATTTAAAAAAACTGCCTTCCACATAGTAACGCGGGGTTTCTTGTTCATCAGTGACAGTGAATTTTTCTCCTAAACTAAATACTTTTTGTTTAATATAAAGTTTTTTCATTTTTCGCTCCTAACTAGGAGATATCATCGCCTAATTCTCCTGTATTAATTACTGGTTGCGTCCCATTATCGGTAATAATTGAAACTATTAGATTATTAATAAATTGAACTTTTCGATCATCAGTGAAATCAATATTTTGTCCAGCTTCAATCTGTTCCAATGCCATTTGCGTCATTGTGACAGCTCCTTCAACAATCGTTTGTCTAGCCGATAATATCGCTTTAGCTTGTTGTCTTTGTAGCATCGCACTAGCAATCTCTGTTGAATAAGCGAGATGATTCAAGCGTGTTTCCACGACCTCTACACCCGCTACTTCCAAACGATTTTGTAATTCCTTTGTCAACTCTTCAGACACATGACTTGTATCTCCACGCAAAGTTATATCATTGTCTTCAAAAGTATCATAAGGATATTGCGAGGCAATATGTCGAATCGCTGTTTCACTTTGAATTTCTACAAAGTCTTGATAATGGTCAACATCAAACAAAGCTTTAGCCGTATCAACCACTTTAAAAACGATCACTGCTGAAATTTCTATGGGATTGCCATCTAGATCATTGACTTTCAAACGAGCACTGTTAAAATTACGAACCTTCAATGAAACATTAATTTTTTGTGTTAAAGGAGTTGTAATAAACAATCCATTCGATTGAATCGTTCCTAGATATTTTCCGAAAAATAAAATTGCCTTGGCCTGGTTAGGTGCAACAATCGTTAATGAGCTAAGGAATAAAATCGCAACTAGCCAAATAGCAATACTTAGGATTAATTGTACGCCACTTTCATAAGTCACTCCTAAATAAAATAAATAAGCTCCACCGATCATACCAATGACTAAAATCAACAATCCTAAGTAGCCATTCACATGAAATGTTTTTTTCTCTTGCACTATAACGCCTCCTCTTTTTTTCCTATCCTATCTTAAAATTACGAGAATGCCAAATGGCAAAGTATACTTAACAAAGTTTTTTACACAAAAAAAGCCCAAAAAACTGTATTAGTAGTTTTTGGGCAAATTAGCGTTTAGACTTTTGCTTCTTCTTTCCAATTTTCTAAACGAGCACGCCATTCTTCATCTGAAATGCCATGTCTTTTCACATAAAGATTATCTTGGCTTGCTGCGCATTCATAAGAACAACCACCCACATGTTTAGCTTGGTTTTCTTCTGAAGCTAAAATTTGTCGGTTGCAATCTGGGTTGGCACAGTTTACATAGCGTTCACAAGGCGTACCATCAAACCAGTCTCTACCTACAACTTGCTTGTCAACGTCATTAATATCTACACTAATACGTTCGTCAAACACATACATTTTCCCATCCCACATTTCTCCTTGGGTGTTAGGGTCTTTGCCATATGTTGCAATACCACCATGCAATTGGCCCACGTCTTTTACACCTTCACGTAAAAGCCAACCTGAGAATTTTTCGCAACGAATACCACCAGTACAGTAAGTCACTACCTTTTTATCCATGAATTTTTCTTTATTATCTCGGATCCACTGAGGTAATTCACGAAAAGTACGGATATCTGGACGTACTGCGCCACGAAAATGACCAAGATCGTATTCATAGTCATTTCTAGCATCCAATACAATGGTATCTTCATCTTGCAAGGCTTCTTTGAATTCTGTCGGCTCTAAGTATTTACCTGTTAATTCGTTAGGATCAATATCTTCATCCTCATCTAAATGCAAAGCTACCAACTCATTGCGAGGTCGAACATGCATTTTTTTAAAGGCATGTTCAAAGGCTTCATCGATTTTAAATTCAGTATCTTTAAAACGCTCGTCAGCGTGCATATGATCCATATAAGTATTCGTAGCTTCCACTGTCCCAGAAACTGTCCCATTAATGCCTTCGTTTGCAACTAAAATACGACCCTTTAAGCCAAGTTCTTTACAAAACGCCAAATGTTCTTTTGCAAAGCCTTCTGGGTCTTCTACTGGCGTGTAGTTATAATAAAGTAATACACGATAATCCATTCTTGTATATCCTCCTTCAATTTTCACAGTCCATATTATAAGAAAAAAAGCGATAAAAAACGAAACTTTCGCTTGTGATAAGGTAAGCAATAATCTAGCATAACAAAAGCATGCTAGTTTTTTAATAAAATTTTGTATAGTTTTCTAGACTTTCCTCTTACTAGTATATCATAAATTGCTTTCTTATAAATGAGTCGTGAAAAATTCTGTTACTTGGTCCATTGTAGGGCCTTTCACCATATGTCGCTCATTCGCAGCGTGAAAAGTAATTTCTGGTCCTAAATTTTCTCGCACAAAATGATCGGTTTGTTCAAATGGAATTTTTTCATCATGTAAGCCATGCCAGAAAAACAACGGTCTTTTTCTTATTTGCGAATATTGTAAAGATAAATCATAGTCTTCAATCCAACTCGTTAATTTTTCATAATCTTTAGGAATTGCGATTTCTTTTTCACTAAAAACCCTTTCCAATTCTTGGCGGTAAGCCATTAAAGAAGGCGACCCCATCACAGAGGCGGCTGCATCAATTTCTGGGTGCTGAGTCAGTAAAGCACAGGTCGTCATGCCACCCATAGAAACCCCTCCTACACCCAATTTTCCGTTGGTCAATCCTAACTGTTCAAAATAATGAACAATAGATTCAAACTCAAATAAGTTACTATGAATACTTTGAAAAAAAGTCAATGACGGAATCGAAGAAAGCGGCGCTTCACGCTCTCCATGATTTTGCGCATCAGGTAATATGACACGAAAATCTTGTTGTGCTAATTTTCTTCCTTGTGTAAGTACCAATTCTTTTGTTGTTTGCCAACCATGGTAATACACAATCAGCGGCAATGATGTATATAAATATTCTTGTTTTACAACTTCCAATAGTGGAACTGTTCCTATTTTGCGACGACGTACCGCTAATTTCATTTCTAATCACCTGATTTCATCGTTCAAGAAAAAAAGCAGTCATTGCTTTAATATTTCACATACAAACAATGGCTGTTTTCTTATTAATCTTCTGATTCAATCACATCGATTGATTTCATCAATCTTGTTAAAGTTGCCCGCTCGCTTTCATCTAACGTCTTTTCGATGTAAGCAATCGTATCTTCTAACTGTGGAATCATTTTATATTCTAACGCGTTTACTCTTCGACGTGTTCGTTCAATTTCATCTGCCATCATTTGACAAGACTTTTCAATCTCTGCCAATTTAAGCATGATAGGCAAAATAGAACTTAAATTATTCAAAGCTAAATCTAATTCGCTCGTTGTCGACATAAAACCATAAGAAAAACGATCTTCTGATTTTTCATCATCGTAAATCTCATTTAATACCGGCATTTCAATGTTCATTACATTCTTGCTTTGTACATCTAATGTAATTTTATCTAGCGGAATAGCGAAAGCTTCGCCTAAAACATAATCAGGAGTCCGGCTGGAAGCTAACACATAATCTTCCATGCCTTTTTGTAATGTTTCTTCCATTTTTTTACGTAGGTCCTGATTTTGTTTTACTAACTTTGTAAATTGCCGTACAAGTTCGTTTTGTTTGTCTTTTAAAAGCTTATGTCCCCTACTTGCCGTTGATAAACGTCTTTGTAGACGATTCATTTCCATACGGGTTGGGTTTACATTCATTATTGCCATAACTCATCCAACTCCTCTTGGCTCGGAAGAAATTCTTCGATATCTTTTTCTTTGATACGACTAAGTTCTTCTTTTGGCAAGGTGGCTAATAGTTTCCAACCTAGATCTAATGATTCTTCGATGCTACGATTCGTATAAAAACCTTGGTTCACATATTTTTCTTCAAATAAATCCGCAAAACGAGCGAATTTCTTATCCGAATCAGACAAAGCGGCTTCTCCTAAAACAGTGGATAGCTCTTTGGCGTCTTTCCCGTCTGCATAAGCAGAATAAATCTGGTTCATCGTAGAAGAATGGTCTCTTCTTGTTTTACCTTCCCCTGTTCCTTTATCTTTCAAACGCGAAAGGCTTGGTAAAATATCAACCGGTGGATTAATATTACGTTTGTCCAAGTCACGGGATAAAATTATTTGTCCTTCAGTAATATAACCTGTTAAATCAGGTATAGGATGGGTTTTATCGTTATTAGGCATGGTTAAAATAGGCATTTGAGTGATTGAACCTTCTCTATCCATTAAACGTCCTGCACGTTCATATATACTTGCCAAATTCGTATATAGATAACCTGGGTAGCCTCCACGTCCTGGAACTTCGCGTCGAGCAGCCGAAACTTCTCGTAAAGCTTCCGCATAGTTTGTCATATCAGTCATAATAACAAGGACGTGCATACCTTTTTCAAAGGCCAAATATTCGGCAGCTGTTAAAGCAACTTTCGGTGTCGCAATCCGTTCAATTGCTGGATCATCGGCGAGGTTTAAAAACATGACTGAACGATCAATAGCGCCTGTTTTTCGGAATTCGTTAATAAAAAATTCTGATTCTTCAAAAGGCACCCCAATAGCAGCAAAGACAATCGCAAAGTTACTTTCTTGTCCTGGAACAGTTGCTTGGCGAGCAATTTGTGCTGCAATTTCTTTATGTGGTAAACCAGAAGCAGAAAAGATCGGTAACTTTTGCCCTCTAACTAAGGTATTTAAATGATCGATCGTAGAAATTCCTGTTTGAATAAATTCATCTGGGTAATCTCTTGCCATCGGGTTAATTGCTTCACCGTTAACGTCTAATCTTTTTTCTGGCAAGATCTTAGGACCATCATCTACAGGTTGCCCTAAACCATCAAAAATACGTCCCATCATATCAGGAGAAGCTCCTAAAGTAAGCCCTCTACCTAAAAAGCGCACACGGCTATCTTGAGCACCTAGGTTATTGGTTCCTTCAAAAATCTGTACGACAGCTTTATCGTCTGATATTTCTAGTACTTGTCCTTGACGGATTTCGCCTGAATCCGTTCGTATCTCAACTAGTTCGTCATATTTTACCCCTTCAACATTTTCCACCATCATTAAGGGGCCAGATATTTCTGATACAGAGCGATACTCTTTTAGCATTATTCCATTCCCCCTTTCTCAACAATTTCTTGAACCGTTGTTTCAATATCATTATAAACAGTATTTAATTTTTCCAATTCTTCTTCAGGAATAAATTTACTGCGAGCGATTCGTTCTCTTAATTGCGTCGTTCCTTCCATGATTTCATTATAATAAGCGCCTAATTGGATCGCTTCTTGTGTTTGTTTATGGAAAGCTAAAATATTACGCAACAAACGAAATTGTTTTGTTCGTGAGGTAAATGTATCTACATCATCAAAAGCATCTTGTTGCAAATAATCTTGTCGCAAAGAACGTGCTGTATTCATCGTGAGTCGATCCTTTTGCGATAATGAATCCACGCCGACTAATTGTACGATCTCATCGAGACGACTTTCTTCTTGTAATAAAGACATAGCCTGATCTACCATCTTAGACCAGCTACTTCCTAAAACAGAGTCCATATAGTCTTTTAATTGATCATCATATAAAGAATAAGATTCTGTCCAACTAATGGCTGGAAAATGTCGTTTTTGAGATAAAGAAGCGTCTAAATCCCAGAAAACTTTCACAATACGTAGTGTATTTTGTGTTACAGGTTCGGAAATATCCCCCCCAGCAGGCGAAACAGCCCCAATTGCTGTAATACTTCCTTCGCGTTGACCATCGTCACCTTTTACAGAAAACTTCCCTGCACGTTCGTAATATTCAGCAATTCGACTTCCTAAATAAGCAGGGTAACCTTCGTCTCCTGGAATTTCTTGTAAACGTCCGCTCATTTCTCTTAAAGCTTCAGCCCAACGTGAAGTTGAATCTGCCATAATAGCTACACTATATCCCATATCTTTATAATATTCAGCAATCGTAATGCCAGTGTAGATGGAAGCCTCACGCGCAGATACGGGCATATTGGAAGTATTAGCAATTAATACTGTCCGTTGCATAATCGATTCTCCAGTTTTTGGATCGATTAATTCCGGAAATTCGTCAATAACATCTTTCATTTCATTTCCACGTTCGCCACATCCAACATAAACCACGATATCTACATCTGCCCATTTAGCAATTTGATGCTGAACAATGGTTTTTCCTGCCCCAAATGGACCTGGAACAGCCGCTGTTCCTCCTTTTGCCGCAGGAAAGAAAGTATCAATAACGCGTTGTCCTGTCACCAAAGGCTCTCCAGGGGTCATTTTATTTTTATAAGGACGCGGTGTACGAATAGGCCATTTTTGAGTTAGAGTCAACTCTCTTTGGCCTTCATCAGTATCTAACACACAGACGGTCTCTGTAATTGTGTAATCTCCTGCTTGAATATCTTTAATAGTTCCTCTAGCATCATTAGGCACCATGATACGATGTGAAATCGCCTTTGATTCTTGAACTACACCAATGATATCGCCTGGAGCAACTTTATCACCTATCGACTTTTTCGGAACGAATGTCCATTGTTTTTGGCGATCAAGTGGATTGATTTCTGTCCCTCTTTCTAAAAAGTCACTATCTGTTTGTTCCATAAATACATCTAAGGGACGTTGGATTCCATCAAACATTTGGCTTAAAAGACCAGGGCCCAATTCCACAGATAATGGAGCTCCTGTGGTTTCAACTGGTTCACCAGGACCAATACCAGCCGTTTCTTCATATACTTGAATAGAAGCCACGCCTTTGTCTAATTCAATAATTTCTCCGATTAACCCTTTTTCACTTACTTTGCAGATTTCATTAATTTTAGCACCTTGTAATCCGCTAGCAGTAACTAAAGGCCCGGAAACTTTTGTAATTGTTCCTATTGCCAAAAAATCTCCTCCTGCCTAACTGCAAATTGTTGTTTAATCATCTAAAATATTCATTCCAATCGCTTTTTCAACATTTTGATGAATCCGATCCATCCCAATGCCCAAACTTCCGGTACTACTTGGAATCGGAATAATAGCGGGGGTAGGATATTTATCATATTGCGCAATGGTATCTTCTAATTGTTCGGCAACCCGTTCAGTGATAAAAATTACGCCGTATTCATCTGCTAACGATTCAATTTGCCGTCTAGCTTCTTCTAAATCTGTAACTGGAAAGACATCAATTCCTAATCCTTTAAAGGGGAGAATTGAGTCTTTTCCTCCCATCATTCCAATTTTTTTATACATAACTTTCACGCACCCGCTCTTGAAGTGTTTCTTCTGGAATTTTGTTAATTTTTCCTACTAAAATCATCCGCAAGTTTTTTATTTCCACTTCTTTAGCATAAAGATAGCCTAAAATCGCTTGTGGGCCAAAAGGTGTCGTCTTTTCTTCTTTTAAACGACGCATCAAAAAGTTGTCTTTATTTAAATCTAAACTCGTTAGTTTTTTATTTTGAGTAATTTCATCATAGCTGTCTGCCACTAGATTTTTGTAAGGAGTTTGTTCCATATAATCCATAAAGTTTTCTAAAGAAGCACTGATTTCTTCAACCAATTCATTGGTATTCAGTGTACCTCCTTTTTGCAAAACTGCGTTAATAAATCCTTTCCTTTGGCCCATTAAATAACTTCTAAGCGTAGTTGAAATATTAAATACATCAATATTTCGTTGAATCAATCGCTCAATATTTTCGTTATTTTCGCTTTGGCTAAGTTTCACCATATGGTCCCAATAATAATTATCGAAAATAATATCAACTGCTTGGATTTCATCATAGTCTTCAATATATTGAAAAACCTCTTCTATACATCGATTCATGATAGGATCTACTTGGTTACTACGTCGTACGTTTACCAATTCCTTTAGTACGGATAAGGGAAGCGACCCCATTGGAACTAAAAATTCGGAAAAATCTTCTTGTGTATACTCTTGTTTGACCAAGACTTTTAAATTTTGATAATCATATTGTAAAGCCATCAAATCCACAATGCTTTTGACTGGGGTGATGTTATAAACAAGATCAAAGGTCCGCTTTTTTTCCGCGATTAAAACTTGTTCAAAATCACGAACTTCATCCTCATCTTCAATAAAATCACTATAAGTCGTCTCTTGTAAGATGGAATAACTGTCTTCAGCCTCTTCGGCTGCCATCATCCGATCAAAAGTATTTTTCGTCAACAAGCGGCTTTCATAGGTCCGAATTCGAACATTAGCAGAGCTAAATTGAATATCGTCCATTTTTTCACCCCTTATTCTTCCTTAAATATTAAGTTTAATAATTCACTGCTTAATTCTTCCTCAGAGGTACTTAGCATTGCTTCAAAAGTAAAGTTATACTCAATTTCTCCTTGCCGTAATAAAAAACCGCCTCGTTTAGGAACTGTATTTTGTGATATAGACAAGTTCATCTCAGGCACTGCCGCTTCTTGCCAGACCTGTTTATTTTCTTCCGTAGCATAATCTATACTATTTTGAGCCACTACCATTTCAACATTCCCGTTAAAATCTACCTGCTTCAAATTGCTTGTGACAAATTGGTTGAACTCTTTAGCAGACATCGTCCGTAATCTCTTTAGAGCTTCAGCAAAAAGTTCTCTTAACAATTGTTGTTTAGCAGCTAGTATTTGACTACGAGCTGTCAAATGAAGATCAGAAATTTTTAAGTTTACGTCTGATTGACGTGCTTCTTTAAACTTTTCTATGTTTTCCTCTAATTGTTTTTGAATTTGTTTCTTTTTCTCTTGTTCGTTTTTCTCGATATCTCGCTGTGCTTTTTTTATATATTGTCTTTGCCTTTTTTGTGCATCTTGGGTGATTTTCTCTGTTAGATTTGTTATATCTGGCATTTCGTCCCTCCTAGTTCATCACAAGTAAGAAAGAAATAACGAAACCTAAAATCCCATATGTTTCCATCATTGCTACATAGACAATTCCTTTTGTTACATGTTCTGGTTTTTTAGCTAAAATTTGC
This region of Tetragenococcus osmophilus genomic DNA includes:
- the scrK gene encoding fructokinase ScrK — protein: MLYGAIEAGGTKFVCAVGDESLNIQKRASFPTTQPEETMKQVMDFFNQYKKELVAIGVGSFGPIDVHVDSTTYGYITSTPKLAWQNFDFVGTLKQAFDIPIAWTTDVNAAGYGEYAFGKGKGLSSVIYYTVGTGIGGGAIQEDRFIEGFSHPEMGHMLITPHPDDHFSGNCPFHENCLEGMAAGPAIEQRAGKKGQDIPADDLIWDMEAYYIAQCAYNTTLMFSPDVIIFGGGVMKQKHMVQKVHQTFNQLLNNYVQTPELENYIVTPYLEDDAGIFGCLALARQTKLDKK
- a CDS encoding LURP-one-related/scramblase family protein — encoded protein: MKKLYIKQKVFSLGEKFTVTDEQETPRYYVEGSFFKLPKHFSIMDDKQHEIGRITKKTIALLPKFFLEVEGNEMITLKKEWSFFKSRYTISAQQIEVQGNWWDMEFEVYSQEKQVASIRKRWFSWGDTYEVTILDEELEQLLISLVIAIDCVKADEAGAASGSN
- a CDS encoding SPFH domain-containing protein — protein: MQEKKTFHVNGYLGLLILVIGMIGGAYLFYLGVTYESGVQLILSIAIWLVAILFLSSLTIVAPNQAKAILFFGKYLGTIQSNGLFITTPLTQKINVSLKVRNFNSARLKVNDLDGNPIEISAVIVFKVVDTAKALFDVDHYQDFVEIQSETAIRHIASQYPYDTFEDNDITLRGDTSHVSEELTKELQNRLEVAGVEVVETRLNHLAYSTEIASAMLQRQQAKAILSARQTIVEGAVTMTQMALEQIEAGQNIDFTDDRKVQFINNLIVSIITDNGTQPVINTGELGDDIS
- a CDS encoding rhodanese-related sulfurtransferase; translated protein: MDYRVLLYYNYTPVEDPEGFAKEHLAFCKELGLKGRILVANEGINGTVSGTVEATNTYMDHMHADERFKDTEFKIDEAFEHAFKKMHVRPRNELVALHLDEDEDIDPNELTGKYLEPTEFKEALQDEDTIVLDARNDYEYDLGHFRGAVRPDIRTFRELPQWIRDNKEKFMDKKVVTYCTGGIRCEKFSGWLLREGVKDVGQLHGGIATYGKDPNTQGEMWDGKMYVFDERISVDINDVDKQVVGRDWFDGTPCERYVNCANPDCNRQILASEENQAKHVGGCSYECAASQDNLYVKRHGISDEEWRARLENWKEEAKV
- a CDS encoding alpha/beta fold hydrolase — encoded protein: MKLAVRRRKIGTVPLLEVVKQEYLYTSLPLIVYYHGWQTTKELVLTQGRKLAQQDFRVILPDAQNHGEREAPLSSIPSLTFFQSIHSNLFEFESIVHYFEQLGLTNGKLGVGGVSMGGMTTCALLTQHPEIDAAASVMGSPSLMAYRQELERVFSEKEIAIPKDYEKLTSWIEDYDLSLQYSQIRKRPLFFWHGLHDEKIPFEQTDHFVRENLGPEITFHAANERHMVKGPTMDQVTEFFTTHL
- a CDS encoding V-type ATP synthase subunit D, producing MAIMNVNPTRMEMNRLQRRLSTASRGHKLLKDKQNELVRQFTKLVKQNQDLRKKMEETLQKGMEDYVLASSRTPDYVLGEAFAIPLDKITLDVQSKNVMNIEMPVLNEIYDDEKSEDRFSYGFMSTTSELDLALNNLSSILPIMLKLAEIEKSCQMMADEIERTRRRVNALEYKMIPQLEDTIAYIEKTLDESERATLTRLMKSIDVIESED
- a CDS encoding V-type ATP synthase subunit B translates to MLKEYRSVSEISGPLMMVENVEGVKYDELVEIRTDSGEIRQGQVLEISDDKAVVQIFEGTNNLGAQDSRVRFLGRGLTLGASPDMMGRIFDGLGQPVDDGPKILPEKRLDVNGEAINPMARDYPDEFIQTGISTIDHLNTLVRGQKLPIFSASGLPHKEIAAQIARQATVPGQESNFAIVFAAIGVPFEESEFFINEFRKTGAIDRSVMFLNLADDPAIERIATPKVALTAAEYLAFEKGMHVLVIMTDMTNYAEALREVSAARREVPGRGGYPGYLYTNLASIYERAGRLMDREGSITQMPILTMPNNDKTHPIPDLTGYITEGQIILSRDLDKRNINPPVDILPSLSRLKDKGTGEGKTRRDHSSTMNQIYSAYADGKDAKELSTVLGEAALSDSDKKFARFADLFEEKYVNQGFYTNRSIEESLDLGWKLLATLPKEELSRIKEKDIEEFLPSQEELDELWQ
- a CDS encoding V-type ATP synthase subunit A; this encodes MAIGTITKVSGPLVTASGLQGAKINEICKVSEKGLIGEIIELDKGVASIQVYEETAGIGPGEPVETTGAPLSVELGPGLLSQMFDGIQRPLDVFMEQTDSDFLERGTEINPLDRQKQWTFVPKKSIGDKVAPGDIIGVVQESKAISHRIMVPNDARGTIKDIQAGDYTITETVCVLDTDEGQRELTLTQKWPIRTPRPYKNKMTPGEPLVTGQRVIDTFFPAAKGGTAAVPGPFGAGKTIVQHQIAKWADVDIVVYVGCGERGNEMKDVIDEFPELIDPKTGESIMQRTVLIANTSNMPVSAREASIYTGITIAEYYKDMGYSVAIMADSTSRWAEALREMSGRLQEIPGDEGYPAYLGSRIAEYYERAGKFSVKGDDGQREGSITAIGAVSPAGGDISEPVTQNTLRIVKVFWDLDASLSQKRHFPAISWTESYSLYDDQLKDYMDSVLGSSWSKMVDQAMSLLQEESRLDEIVQLVGVDSLSQKDRLTMNTARSLRQDYLQQDAFDDVDTFTSRTKQFRLLRNILAFHKQTQEAIQLGAYYNEIMEGTTQLRERIARSKFIPEEELEKLNTVYNDIETTVQEIVEKGGME
- a CDS encoding V-type ATP synthase subunit F gives rise to the protein MYKKIGMMGGKDSILPFKGLGIDVFPVTDLEEARRQIESLADEYGVIFITERVAEQLEDTIAQYDKYPTPAIIPIPSSTGSLGIGMDRIHQNVEKAIGMNILDD
- a CDS encoding V-type ATP synthase subunit C; amino-acid sequence: MDDIQFSSANVRIRTYESRLLTKNTFDRMMAAEEAEDSYSILQETTYSDFIEDEDEVRDFEQVLIAEKKRTFDLVYNITPVKSIVDLMALQYDYQNLKVLVKQEYTQEDFSEFLVPMGSLPLSVLKELVNVRRSNQVDPIMNRCIEEVFQYIEDYDEIQAVDIIFDNYYWDHMVKLSQSENNENIERLIQRNIDVFNISTTLRSYLMGQRKGFINAVLQKGGTLNTNELVEEISASLENFMDYMEQTPYKNLVADSYDEITQNKKLTSLDLNKDNFLMRRLKEEKTTPFGPQAILGYLYAKEVEIKNLRMILVGKINKIPEETLQERVRESYV
- a CDS encoding V-type ATP synthase subunit E encodes the protein MPDITNLTEKITQDAQKRQRQYIKKAQRDIEKNEQEKKKQIQKQLEENIEKFKEARQSDVNLKISDLHLTARSQILAAKQQLLRELFAEALKRLRTMSAKEFNQFVTSNLKQVDFNGNVEMVVAQNSIDYATEENKQVWQEAAVPEMNLSISQNTVPKRGGFLLRQGEIEYNFTFEAMLSTSEEELSSELLNLIFKEE